A genomic region of Kribbella sp. NBC_00382 contains the following coding sequences:
- a CDS encoding sigma-54-dependent Fis family transcriptional regulator, whose translation MERAHWTEAPRTGRMLRQARDTFLSSGDLEPGLVRESIQASWLRSSRLRVDAETVDPSYLGLEGPTPLALSAAPVLSALADELANESVSIILTDQHGLVLQRTCPDPSLIRQLDRASLSPGFSYAEEQVGTNGIGTTLEAGVPTMVTGSEHFTGPLGDFACAGAPIHHPVTGSLLGVLDLTSSVAHSNALLMFCARSTAQKIEQQLLTRSGAKELALFRDYLAACQHSSSGVIALSGDLVMMNSQAQQRFDPADQTALLARSRDAAGSSEPLTLVADLPSGLVARLDYRPAFAGSKFAGGVLRIQVQSGLDATTGAARNVVPVMPGLAGRSATWQRVCEAVDTSRRNGSWVVLEGEGGVGKIALLRSVNQLRNGSGLFRVMDASECGPGWLDTVADELSAGAGSLVIRRAHLLDSDSVSGLSELLLERADQQSELWVALTVHSEPRNPDVDAQLLPLFSHTVQVPPLRHHLEDMHKLVPHLLGRLNRANNLSISPSALAQLMRLPWLGNVEQLRRVLLRIAQQRRSGTIDLDDLPGECRAITRRRLSQLESLERDAVVKALVIHRGNKDKAASDLGMSRATIYRKIRDYGINLTI comes from the coding sequence GTGGAACGAGCGCACTGGACCGAAGCACCTCGGACTGGCCGGATGTTGCGGCAGGCCAGGGATACCTTCTTGTCGTCCGGCGATCTCGAGCCCGGGCTGGTGCGCGAATCGATCCAGGCATCGTGGTTGCGGTCGTCCCGGCTGCGGGTGGACGCCGAGACCGTCGACCCCAGCTACCTGGGTCTGGAGGGGCCGACACCGCTCGCGCTGTCGGCTGCTCCGGTCCTGAGCGCCCTGGCCGACGAGCTCGCGAACGAGTCGGTCAGCATCATCCTGACCGACCAGCACGGGCTCGTACTGCAGCGGACCTGCCCTGATCCGTCGCTGATCAGGCAGCTCGACCGGGCGTCCCTGTCCCCCGGCTTCAGCTACGCGGAGGAGCAGGTCGGTACGAACGGCATCGGGACCACCTTGGAGGCCGGCGTCCCAACGATGGTGACGGGGAGCGAACACTTCACCGGGCCGCTCGGTGATTTTGCCTGTGCGGGGGCGCCGATCCACCATCCGGTGACGGGCTCGCTGCTCGGCGTACTGGATCTGACGTCGTCGGTGGCACACTCGAACGCTTTGCTGATGTTCTGCGCAAGGTCGACGGCTCAGAAGATCGAGCAGCAGTTGCTGACCAGGTCGGGCGCGAAGGAGTTGGCGCTGTTCCGCGACTACCTGGCCGCATGCCAGCACTCCAGCAGCGGGGTGATCGCGCTCAGCGGTGACCTGGTGATGATGAACAGCCAGGCGCAGCAGCGGTTCGACCCTGCCGATCAGACTGCTCTCCTGGCCCGCTCGCGCGACGCTGCGGGTTCCTCCGAGCCGTTGACGCTGGTTGCTGATCTGCCGAGTGGGCTGGTGGCTCGGCTGGACTATCGGCCGGCGTTTGCCGGTTCGAAGTTCGCTGGTGGGGTGTTACGGATCCAGGTGCAGTCGGGGTTGGACGCGACTACTGGGGCGGCGCGCAACGTAGTACCGGTGATGCCTGGGCTTGCTGGGCGCAGTGCTACTTGGCAGCGGGTGTGTGAGGCAGTGGACACCAGTCGGCGCAACGGCTCGTGGGTAGTGCTCGAAGGCGAAGGCGGTGTCGGCAAGATCGCGTTGCTGCGCTCGGTGAACCAGCTACGCAATGGCAGTGGGCTCTTCCGGGTCATGGATGCATCCGAGTGCGGCCCTGGGTGGCTGGACACGGTTGCTGATGAGTTGTCGGCCGGGGCGGGATCACTGGTCATCCGCCGCGCGCATCTGCTCGACAGTGATTCGGTGAGTGGGCTGTCGGAGCTACTGCTCGAGCGCGCAGACCAGCAGAGCGAGTTGTGGGTCGCACTGACGGTGCATAGCGAGCCGCGCAACCCTGACGTGGATGCGCAACTGCTGCCGCTCTTCTCCCACACAGTGCAGGTACCACCCCTGCGGCACCACCTGGAAGACATGCACAAGCTGGTACCGCACCTGCTGGGCCGCCTCAACCGCGCGAACAACCTCAGCATCTCCCCCAGCGCCCTGGCCCAGCTGATGCGACTCCCCTGGCTCGGCAACGTCGAGCAGCTCCGTCGCGTCCTCCTGCGCATCGCCCAGCAACGGCGCTCCGGCACCATCGACCTGGACGACCTGCCCGGCGAGTGCCGAGCCATCACCCGCCGCCGCCTCAGCCAGCTCGAGTCCCTCGAGCGCGACGCCGTCGTGAAGGCCCTCGTCATCCACCGCGGCAACAAGGACAAGGCCGCCAGCGATCTGGGCATGTCCCGAGCCACCATCTACCGCAAGATCCGCGACTACGGCATCAACCTGACCATCTGA
- a CDS encoding aminoglycoside phosphotransferase family protein, protein MSDNSASDGRAGIDVGLVRRLIKAQFPQWGDLPITPVKVDGWDNRTYRLGDSLTVRLPTAAGYAPAVDKEDEWLPRLAPHLPVAVPEPVGKGVPGEGYAFNWSVRRWLDGETASVERIEDLTGFAVSVASFIRALQRCDATGGPAGGAHSFFRGAPPVHYDDETRRALVTLADKVDVAACTEVWEAAIGSSFAGPPVWFHGDIAHGNLLVADGMLSAVIDFGTSGVGDPACDLVIAWTLFSGKSREAFRRTVAQDAGTWARARGWALWKALITDDLYVVEQVLADSV, encoded by the coding sequence ATGAGTGACAACAGCGCTTCAGACGGTCGTGCGGGCATCGACGTAGGCCTGGTTCGGCGATTGATCAAGGCCCAGTTCCCGCAGTGGGGCGACTTGCCGATCACGCCGGTCAAGGTCGACGGGTGGGACAACCGGACCTATCGGCTCGGCGACTCGTTGACGGTGCGGCTCCCCACGGCTGCTGGTTATGCGCCGGCTGTGGACAAAGAGGATGAGTGGCTGCCTCGCCTGGCGCCGCACCTGCCGGTCGCGGTGCCTGAGCCGGTCGGCAAGGGTGTCCCTGGCGAGGGATACGCCTTCAACTGGTCGGTTCGACGCTGGCTGGATGGCGAGACGGCGTCGGTTGAGCGCATTGAGGATCTGACCGGCTTTGCTGTCTCCGTGGCTTCGTTCATCCGCGCGTTGCAGCGGTGCGACGCTACTGGTGGGCCGGCGGGTGGGGCGCACAGCTTCTTCCGGGGCGCGCCGCCGGTGCATTACGACGATGAGACTCGGCGTGCGCTGGTCACCTTGGCCGACAAGGTGGACGTCGCGGCTTGTACCGAGGTGTGGGAAGCGGCGATCGGATCGTCCTTCGCCGGGCCGCCGGTGTGGTTCCACGGGGACATCGCGCACGGGAATCTGCTGGTCGCCGACGGAATGCTGTCGGCTGTGATCGACTTCGGTACTTCGGGAGTCGGCGACCCCGCTTGCGATCTGGTGATCGCGTGGACTCTCTTCTCGGGCAAGAGTCGCGAGGCGTTCCGGCGTACGGTCGCGCAGGACGCGGGGACCTGGGCGCGGGCGCGCGGCTGGGCATTGTGGAAGGCCCTGATCACGGACGATCTGTACGTCGTCGAGCAGGTGCTGGCCGACTCAGTCTGA